One Pseudochaenichthys georgianus chromosome 4, fPseGeo1.2, whole genome shotgun sequence DNA window includes the following coding sequences:
- the map1sa gene encoding LOW QUALITY PROTEIN: microtubule-associated protein 1S (The sequence of the model RefSeq protein was modified relative to this genomic sequence to represent the inferred CDS: deleted 2 bases in 1 codon), with amino-acid sequence MSDDSSKRLISPELGVVFFNAPSRLQTEEQPCEDNVLKSTHQAALTFQLLKKLDIRPQPLFRPQGNPIEPLTLFQKMGVGQLDLYILNPGKNSQDYQTCVTQQAQLLQGLDKLKGLAFLQKPKVTTGDMERLVEDRKAKSTERQDSGRSQGKDSTLKQGKERGVKEEAKEVLVRDKGKVLNGFATRDADKTRIKETGVKQKGATSEKNTSKKGGKDGKKEEKPSSKEEKFGKKEDNGVMRNDKVKKDVLSSKPRTENKTKLKKEAKNDSKTGVKKTRKPSGKEANADEKKVNPELSKPDTENMLEISDPGGCDTEQKIQKVERESEGNLCGSKMSTPEDMTADFLKLGEETERREAQMEPADNDSQEMTRALKCQVPKKDPTDELDLTPTEYTLLDGALRNSPPSRSSPDNQAALSPDDQASPGSRANSAGHTPYCLSPDDVWCNSSTLSRLQAQMGNLESADANQTNGSSKQSEPKSNPESNTNPRERQLSFLSLGTFKEGSSDPSPSMATTTTTTTTHSMPAEVGSPQSTEVDESLSMSYEQGSTTVSQREGDDSVHISNSNGGHCTGMSLPMKKTPRSSGQGSEGRPAAPHTLNFEASAHDVDLCLVSPCEFKHVKQPDSSSGASEPSRGAFALHNHGNRNQDTSPSESNAPVCTEDCPSTTADGGLDSDEDESCSEPSNSPHDLRSNQALPHDPSPAPCRDGPPRPPHPDASMPVPQSDADTYGKKAKANGMRGKKAAAVAEAPQKSSSGKRKTGSQSGVPKGNVSSIRTPSSSTRSAPAKSSPNSGSKSTSVGEVSVYVDLAYIPSGASSPTISVDFFRCVRSACYIISGDSPEKEEIMRQTLDALLDAKISWPDTMQVTLIPTFESVPMQEWYQQTLEKQKELGITVLGSNSTVAMQDETFPACKIEF; translated from the exons AGCCTT GTGAGGACAATGTACTGAAGAGCACCCACCAGGCGGCCTTAACCTTTCAGCTGTTAAAGAAGTTAGACATCAGGCCACAGCCATTGTTTCGCCCCCAGGGGAACCCCATTGAGCCGTTAACCTTATTCCAGAAGATGGGAGTGGGGCAGTTGGATTTATACATCCTCAACCCTGGCAAAAACAGTCAGGATTACCAGACAT GTGTGACCCAACAGGCACAACTACTGCAGGGGCTGGATAAACTCAAGGGCCTGGCCTTCCTCCAGAAACCCAAAGTTACCACAGGGGACATGGAGAGGCTTGTGGAGGACAGGAAGGCGAAGAGCACAGAGAGGCAGGACAGTGGCAGGTCACAAGGGAAGGATTCAACACTCAAACAGGGAAAAGAAAGGGGAGTTAAAGAGGAGGCCAAGGAGGTACTTGTTAGGGataaaggaaaggttttaaatgGATTTGCCACAAGAGATGCCGATAAAACCAGAATCAAAGAGACAGGTGTAAAGCAAAAAGGAGCAACGTCAGAGAAGAACACCTCGAAGAAAGGAGGGAAGGATGGAAAAAAGGAGGAGAAGCCTTCGAGCAAGGAGGAGAAGTTTGGGAAAAAAGAGGACAACGGTGTAATGAGGAATGATAAGGTAAAGAAAGATGTTCTCTCTTCCAAACCAAGGACTGAAAATAAAACTAAGCTCAAAAAGGAAGCAAAAAATGACTCTAAGACAGGGGTGAAGAAAACAAGAAAACCATCAGGAAAGGAGGCAAATGCAGACGAGAAGAAGGTGAACCCTGAACTGTCAAAGCCTGACACTGAGAACATGTTAGAAATCTCAGATCCAGGAGGTTGTGATACAGAGCAGAAGATTCAAAAAGTAGAGAGGGAGTCTGAAGGGAACCTGTGTGGCTCTAAAATGTCTACCCCTGAGGATATGACGGCAGATTTTCTCAAGCTTGGGGAGGAAACTGAAAGAAGAGAGGCACAGATGGAACCAGCAGATAATGACAGTCAGGAAATGACAAGAGCCTTAAA GTGCCAGGTGCCAAAGAAGGACCCCACTGACGAACTGGACTTAACTCCGACCGAATACACGCTCCTGGACGGGGCTTTGAGAAACAGCCCTCCCTCGAGATCGTCTCCAGACAACCAGGCCGCTCTCAGCCCTGACGATCAGGCCTCCCCGGGCTCACGGGCCAACAGTGCAGGCCACACTCCTTACTGTCTGTCCCCAGATGATGTGTGGTGCAATAGCAGCACTCTCAGCAGGTTACAGGCCCAGATGGGGAACTTAGAGTCTGCTGATGCCAACCAGACAAATGGGTCATCGAAGCAAAGTGAGCCCAAAAGCAATCCAGAGAGTAACACAAACCCCAGAGAGAGGCAATTAAGTTTTCTTTCCCTGGGTACATTTAAAGAGGGATCCTCAGACCCCTCTCCCTCCATGGCTACCACCACCACGACCACTACTACACACTCCATGCCAGCAGAGGTGGGCTCACCTCAGTCCACAGAAGTAGATGAATCACTGTCCATGTCCTATGAGCAGGGGTCAACCACTGTGAGCCAGCGAGAGGGGGATGACAGTGTTCATATCTCCAACTCCAATGGAGGCCATTGTACTGGAATGTCTTTACCGATGAAGAAGACTCCCCGATCGTCAGGGCAGGGTTCAGAG GGGCGACCTGCCGCTCCTCACACACTTAACTTTGAGGCCTCCGCTCACGATGTGGATCTGTGTCTGGTTTCCCCCTGCGAGTTCAAGCATGTCAAACAGCCCGACTCCAGCTCAGGTGCGAGCGAGCCGTCCAGAGGAGCCTTTGCTCTTCATAATCACGGCAACAGAAACCAGGACACATCACCCAGCGAGTCAAACGCCCCCGTCTGCACAGAGGACTGCCCCTCCACCACAGCAGACGGAGGGCTGGACTCAGATGAGGACGAGTCGTGCAGTGAGCCATCTAACTCTCCCCACGATCTACGCTCCAACCAGGCTCTGCCCCATGACCCTTCCCCGGCTCCTTGCAGAGACGGTCCCCCCCGGCCCCCTCATCCTGACGCCTCCATGCCCGTTCCTCAGTCCGACGCTGACACTTACGGGAAGAAAGCAAAAGCCAATGGCATGCGAGGGAAAAAAGCTGCAGCG GTTGCTGAAGCCCCTCAAAAATCAAGTTCAGGAAAAAGGAAGACAGGGAGCCAAAGTGGAGTCCCAAAGGGAAATGTCTCATCTATTCGCACCCCTTCCTCCAGCACCCGCTCAGCACCAGCTAAATCATCGCCCAATTCAG GGTCTAAGTCTACCTCTGTTGGTGAAGTCAGTGTGTACGTGGACCTGGCCTACATTCCCTCTGGAGCCTCCTCTCCAACAATCAGTGTGGACTTCTTCAGATGCGTTCGCTCCGCCTGTTACATCATCAGCGGCGACAGTCCAGAGAAAGAAGAGATAATGAGGCAGACCCTGGACGCTCTACTGGATGCCAAGATATCCTGGCCTGACACCATGCAG GTGACATTGATCCCTACGTTCGAGTCGGTGCCGATGCAGGAGTGGTACCAGCAGACTCTGGAAAAACAGAAGGAGCTGGGCATAACTGTGCTGGGATCCAACAGCACGGTCGCCATGCAGGACGAGACCTTTCCTGCCTGCAAGATAGAGTTCTGA